From Helicoverpa armigera isolate CAAS_96S chromosome 19, ASM3070526v1, whole genome shotgun sequence, one genomic window encodes:
- the LOC110372986 gene encoding protein mini spindles isoform X2, translating to MEDENEYKKLPTEEKCVHKLWKARVAGYEEAIKLFNQIDDEKSPEWNKYLGLIKKFVTDSNAVAQEKGLEAALVFVENCGHAGKTTGEVMSGIVAKCIAAPRTKTKDIALQITLMYIEIEKHEIVEEELIKGMEQKNPKVVAACVSALHTSLKQFGNKVIAIKPMVKKIPILLSDRDKGVRDEMKALVIEMHRWIGGAIEPHIASLQAVIQQELRESFSSGGGAAQPTRYLRSQQNRVRDTPAADCADGAAEDDDAEAGAGDSGEMDPYDLLDPVEILSKLPKDFYDKLEAKKWQERKEALDALENLLKSAPKLEPGDYADLVRALKKVISKDTNVMLVALGGRLLGMVATGLRNKFSPYACACVQAILEKFKEKKTNVVTALREAIDAIYPCTNLEAIMEDMLAAFDNKNPSIKAESSLFLARALCHTQPSAFGKKLVKAYVAGLLKLLESADPAVRDAAAEALGTATKLVGEKNIAPHIGKLDNLKEQKIKEFADKAVIQVKVAAPKKETKAKPTPSPSGKGDAKPTAGSSNPKPVRRPNSAKVPAKKAPASRVQPSPPREQELSQEEVDAKAEMLFPGDVVSGLGDSNWKSRLSAVQSFHSTVQSLSSGDATSQVLYRTLNKKPGLKDTNVQVLKARLEACKYITENFPVSTTASDFVLQDVVTKLGEASCSAICADCLTSLAEACGLEHVLNEGLTYAMDSQKNPKVQSEMFNWMANAIKEFGFNMNIKSIIAHCKKALTATNPNVRTSAVNFLGILSLYVGPSLINHFDSEKPATKQLISLELDKHANSSPPTPTRQIGTVSKSASKASVGEDIEEAFEDAAEEEAAPAEDSRPRTDIAPLVTDALIAEINDKNWKVRNEALDKVKALITNSAPIKPSLGELPAALSARLLDSNSKLAQIALQICEALATAMGSRCKTHVRTFFPAFFQAFGDSKQWIRTSAVSCVETWCREAGPQAPLEGEMLFDALKSGSPLLRATLLQWLAEHLPNVAPKSFPREELAVCVPLLYAGVEDRAADVRKAAADCVLPFMLHLGVDAMHRQLEKLKPGSKTVVQAALDKARPNLPVQPLPPSKGKKDEPRGVKSAGALKKEAEKKGVAVKGKAPAKSASASNRGKKDDEDCSPLLPNNNAKNQRIIDDQKLKVLKWNFTTPREEFFELLKEQMATAGLNKQLIANMFHNDFRYHLKAIESLSEDLHENGQALMANLDLVLKWLTLRFFDTNPSVILKGLEYLSIVFTHLMDSDYTMPEYEANCFIPYLVLKVGDPKDTVRNGVKALFKQICVVYSVTKLFGYLMEGLKSKNARQRAECLECIGHLLETYGSTVMGSGGGGALKELARHIGDRDNAVRSAALNCVASAYFLEGEKVYKMIGQISDKDLSLLEERIKRAGKSRSAESRRSMLVPLSASGRPIQIQQEEPEPPRRVISVDSVPAEYEEEEEEQLPPPAPMPVAPPEPRVITGPFGLDPELIAQLDAAVPVLRQPDVAEIDLKFLDEPIPTSGVRPQMSHTQTPIRSSMVGMSPHSLAPHVDDSQLADTIHSIASPDLNAAIRALSLISGALVSGRGGALAPHEARLISAIAAQVRRLRSAPPHEATPAYKCLASALTTFYETAGCGSHVGEAALCSLLGELLRVLGAGAGAGSGPDAEKLVRILNNVCVRVLEHSPRTPLLCAIVSLLHESIGVSDPAYPRYQDLLLKCFWKTLKMIASWDANSIDYDAVLYRIHLFYKAYPNSYWKKNPDISDTPYRTVKTLVHTLVKMKGGSITNHLTQIPDVNESDLYPYLLKVLKQLKLDEKKENTSDALNGGSVLASVPPNNAALGAGRLPRAVHEELASILKRIGTKDHNKDALSQLYDLRERHPEVDIWTFMQGSSFYFRNYVERGLREVADQRKLASMPIYKHDYKSENIDISNENDEKSHVIFLERLRALQAKAGLKTESSPSSQPRTPIGDNRTLVDSINENTLPRTHSIDPQLDLHTTQALSQRNEAEVDALRLKLQQIKSSSKR from the exons GTCTGGAGGCCGCCTTAGTGTTCGTGGAGAACTGCGGCCACGCCGGCAAGACGACCGGGGAGGTGATGTCAGGTATCGTTGCCAAGTGCATCGCCGCCCCCAGGACTAAGACTAAGGACATTGCTCTACAG ATAACCCTAATGTACATAGAAATAGAGAAACACGAGATTGTAGAGGAAGAACTGATCAAAGGCATGGAACAGAAGAACCCTAAAGTTGTAGCCGCCTGTGTATCAGCCCTGCACACATCACTGAAACAGTTTGGCAACAAAGTGATAGCCATCAAACCTATGGTGAAGAAAATACCTATACTGCTGTCAGACAGAGACAAGGGTGTCCGAGATGAGATGAAGGCGCTTGTTATTGAAATGCACag ATGGATAGGAGGAGCCATAGAGCCTCACATAGCATCTCTCCAAGCAGTGATACAGCAGGAATTGAGAGAATCCTTCAGCTCTGGTGGTGGCGCCGCCCAGCCTACCCGCTACCTCAGGTCGCAGCAGAACAGAGTGCGGGACACACCCGCCGCTGACTGCGCTGATG GCGCAGCCGAAGATGACGACGCCGAAGCAGGCGCCGGTGACTCCGGAGAAATGGACCCTTACGATCTACTGGACCCAGTAGAGATCCTATCGAAACTGCCGAAGGACTTCTACGATAAACTGGAAGCTAAGAAGTGGCAGGAAAGGAAAGAGGCTCTCGACGCCTTGGAGAATTTGTTGAAGTCCGCCCCCAAACTTGAACCGGGAGATTACGCTGATTTGGTCAGAGCTTTGAAAAAG GTGATATCAAAAGACACAAACGTGATGTTAGTCGCGTTAGGCGGTCGTCTCCTCGGCATGGTCGCTACAGGGCTTCGCAACAAATTCTCTCCTTACGCTTGCGCCTGTGTGCAAGCCATACTCGAGAAGTTTAAAGAGAAGAAGACTAATGTGGTGACGGCCTTGAGAGAAGCTATTGATGCTATTTATCCTTGT ACGAACCTTGAAGCGATAATGGAAGACATGCTAGCTGCCTTCGACAATAAGAACCCGTCGATAAAAGCGGAGAGTTCCCTCTTCCTCGCGCGAGCGCTGTGTCACACACAGCCGTCGGCTTTCGGCAAGAAGCTCGTCAAAGCTTATGTCGCTGGACTGCTTAAGTTGTTGGAGAGTGCTG ACCCAGCAGTCCGTGACGCGGCAGCAGAAGCCCTAGGCACGGCCACAAAACTGGTTGGTGAAAAGAACATCGCGCCCCACATCGGCAAGCTGGACAACCTGAAGGAACAGAAGATCAAAGAGTTCGCAGACAAG GCTGTAATACAAGTGAAAGTGGCGGCACCTAAGAAAGAGACGAAAGCTAAACCCACACCTTCGCCGTCGGGTAAAGGCGACGCCAAGCCTACTGCTGGCTCTTCAAACCCGAAACCAGTTAGACGACCTAATTCTG CTAAAGTCCCAGCTAAGAAAGCGCCGGCATCCCGTGTGCAGCCGAGTCCGCCGCGAGAACAGGAACTCTCACAAGAGGAAGTTGATGCTAAAGCCGAGATGTTGTTCCCTGGTGATGTTGTGTCAG GTCTCGGCGACAGCAACTGGAAGAGCCGTCTATCCGCCGTCCAATCCTTCCACTCGACCGTACAGAGCTTGTCATCGGGCGACGCCACGTCACAAGTGCTGTATCGCACGCTGAACAAGAAGCCAGGGTTGAAAGACACCAATGTACAGGTGCTGAAGGCACGGCTGGAAGCCTGCAAGTATATTACTGAGAACTTCCCTGTTTCTAC GACAGCATCCGACTTTGTTCTCCAAGACGTAGTAACAAAACTGGGTGAAGCATCCTGCTCAGCTATCTGTGCTGACTGCCTAACGTCCTTGGCTGAGGCCTGCGGTTTGGAGCATGTCCTCAATGAAGGACTGACATATGCTATGGACTCGCAGAAGAACCCTAAAGTACAGTCTGAGATGTTTAACTGGATGGCCAATGCGATTAAGGAGTTTGGTTTCAA CATGAACATAAAATCAATAATCGCTCACTGCAAGAAAGCCCTAACAGCCACAAACCCGAACGTTCGGACTTCAGCAGTGAATTTCTTGGGCATACTGTCTCTATACGTGGGTCCTTCGTTGATCAACCACTTTGACAGCGAGAAGCCGGCCACTAAACAGCTGATCAGCTTGGAGCTGGATAAACATGCTAATAGCTCTCCGCCTACTCCTACCAGGCAGATTGGTACTGTTAGTAAG TCTGCCAGCAAGGCGTCGGTGGGCGAGGACATAGAGGAGGCATTCGAGGATGCGGCGGAGGAGGAGGCGGCGCCGGCGGAGGACTCGCGGCCGCGCACCGACATCGCGCCGCTCGTCACCGACGCGCTCATCGCTGAGATCAACGACAAGAACTGGAAG GTCCGCAACGAAGCCCTAGATAAGGTCAAGGCCCTAATCACGAACTCTGCCCCAATAAAGCCGTCACTAGGCGAGTTACCCGCAGCGCTATCAGCTCGACTGTTGGACTCCAACTCGAAACTAGCCCAGATCGCGCTGCAAATATGTGAAGCGCTAGCTACGGCTATGGGTAGTAGGTGTAAGACGCATGTCAGGACTTTCTTCCCGGCGTTTTTCCaag CATTTGGCGACAGCAAGCAGTGGATCCGCACCTCAGCAGTGTCGTGTGTAGAGACGTGGTGCCGCGAGGCGGGACCTCAAGCTCCTCTAGAAGGCGAGATGCTGTTCGACGCTCTCAAGTCCGGCAGTCCATTGTTGAGAGCTACGTTACTGCAGTGGCTGGCTGAACATCTGCCTAATG TGGCACCAAAGTCGTTCCCTCGCGAGGAGCTGGCGGTGTGCGTGCCGCTGCTGTACGCGGGCGTGGAGGACCGCGCCGCCGACGTGCGCAAGGCGGCCGCCGACTGCGTGCTGCCCTTCATGCTGCACCTCGGCGTCGACGCCATGCACCGACAACTCGAGAAGCTTAAG CCCGGCTCCAAAACCGTAGTCCAAGCGGCATTAGATAAGGCTCGACCGAATCTACCCGTGCAGCCGTTACCGCCTTCTAAAGGGAAGAAGGACGAGCCTCGCGGCGTCAAGTCCGCCGGCGCTCTGAAGAAGGAAGCTGAGAAGAAGGGCGTCGCTGTCAAGGGCAAG GCACCAGCGAAATCGGCTTCCGCATCAAATCGTGGCAAGAAAGACGATGAAGACTGCTCCCCTCTACTTCCGAACAACAACGCTAAAAACCAGCGCATTATAGATGACCAGAAACTAAAAG taTTGAAATGGAACTTCACAACTCCCCGCGAGGAATTCTTTGAACTTCTGAAAGAGCAGATGGCGACCGCTGGACTGAATAAACAGCTGATCGCCAACATGTTTCATAATGACTTCAG ATACCATCTAAAAGCAATAGAATCTCTCTCAGAAGACTTACATGAGAACGGCCAAGCTTTGATGGCCAATCTTGACCTGGTCCTCAAATGGTTGACCCTGAGGTTCTTCGACACCAACCCATCGGTCATTCTCAAGGGTTTGGAGTACCTGTCTATAGTGTTCACACATCTGATGGACAGTGATTATACCATGCCTGAGTATGAGGCCAACTGCTTTATACCTTATCTTGTTCTTAAG gTGGGTGATCCCAAAGATACAGTTCGTAACGGCGTGAAAGCTCTGTTCAAACAAATATGTGTGGTGTATTCCGTCACCAAGCTGTTCGGGTATTTAATGGAAGGATTGAAGTCTAAGAATGCGAGACAACGTGCTG AATGTCTAGAGTGCATAGGGCACTTGCTAGAAACCTACGGTTCGACGGTAATGGGCAGCGGTGGCGGCGGCGCGCTGAAGGAGCTGGCGCGGCACATCGGCGACAGGGACAACGCCGTCCGGTCCGCCGCGCTCAACTGTGTCGCTTCTGCCTACTTCTTAGAGGGGGAGAAGGTCTATAAGATGATTGGACAG ATATCCGACAAGGATCTATCGTTACTGGAAGAGCGTATCAAGCGTGCCGGCAAGTCGCGCAGTGCCGAGTCCAGGCGCTCTATGCTTGTGCCGCTGTCTGCGTCCGGACGCCCCATACAAATACAGCAAGAG GAACCGGAGCCGCCTCGGCGCGTGATATCAGTAGACTCGGTGCCGGCGGAGTATGAAGAGGAAGAGGAGGAACAACTTCCCCCGCCTGCACCAATGCCAGT CGCCCCACCAGAACCGCGGGTCATCACAGGACCATTCGGTCTGGACCCGGAGCTAATAGCGCAACTGGATGCGGCAGTTCCCGTGCTACGTCAGCCCGACGTGGCAGAAATAGATCTCAAGTTCCTCGACGAGCCCATCCCTACCAGTGGGGTGAGGCCACAGATGTCGCATACGCAGACGCCTATTAGATCTAG CATGGTAGGCATGTC GCCGCACTCGCTGGCGCCGCACGTGGACGACTCGCAGCTCGCCGACACCATACACTCCATCGCCAGCCCCGACCTCAAT gCTGCAATTCGTGCGTTATCCCTGATCTCAGGCGCTCTAGTGTCGGGTCGGGGTGGGGCGCTGGCCCCACATGAGGCTCGACTCATCAGCGCTATAGCGGCACAAGTACGGCGCCTGAGGTCCGCGCCGCCGCATGAAGCTACGCCAGCCTACAAGTGCCTAGCTAGCGCTCTTACTACT TTCTACGAGACAGCGGGCTGTGGGTCCCACGTAGGCGAAGCAGCACTATGTTCTCTCCTAGGCGAGTTGCTTCGAGTGCTGGGTGCCGGCGCAGGCGCGGGCAGCGGGCCCGACGCGGAGAAACTCGTGCGCATACTCAACAACGTGTGTGTCAGGGTGCTCGAGCACTCGCCTAGGACTCCTCTGTTATG CGCAATAGTATCTCTTCTCCACGAGTCCATCGGGGTATCAGACCCAGCCTACCCCCGCTACCAGGACCTGCTCCTCAAGTGTTTCTGGAAGACCCTCAAGATGATAGCCTCGTGGGACGCCAACTCCATAGACTACGACGCGGTCCTCTACAGAATACATCTCTTCTATAAGGCATACCCTAATAGCTATTGGAAGAAGAACCCAGATATTAGCGATACGCCttacag GACAGTGAAGACGCTGGTGCATACTCTAGTCAAGATGAAGGGTGGCTCCATCACAAACCATCTCACACAAATACCAGATGTCAACGAGTCTGACTTGTATCCCTATCTACTCAAAGTACTCAAG CAACTAAAACTGGACGAGAAGAAAGAGAACACATCAGACGCACTGAACGGCGGTTCAGTCCTAGCGTCAGTGCCGCCGAACAACGCGGCGCTGGGCGCCGGCCGCCTGCCCCGCGCCGTGCACGAGGAGCTCGCCAGCATACTGAAGAGAATCGGCACCAAGGACCACAACAAGGACGCACTGTCGCAGCTATATGATCTTAGG GAGCGTCACCCAGAGGTGGACATCTGGACGTTCATGCAGGGCTCGTCGTTCTACTTCCGCAACTACGTGGAGCGAGGCCTGCGCGAAGTCGCCGACCAGAGGAAGCTCGCCTCCATGCCTATTTACAAGCACGACTACAAGTCTGAGAACATCG ATATAAGTAATGAAAACGACGAAAAATCACACGTGATATTCTTGGAGAGACTTAGAGCTTTGCAG GCCAAAGCGGGTCTTAAGACTGAGTCATCACCGTCGTCACAGCCGCGCACACCTATCGGCGACAACCGAACACTCGTCGACTCCATCAACGAGAACACACTGCCCAGGACACACAGCATCGACCCACAACTTgat CTGCACACAACACAAGCCCTATCCCAACGCAACGAAGCAGAAGTGGACGCGCTGCGCCTCAAGCTGCAACAAATAAAGAGCTCTTCCAAAAGATAG